One genomic region from Alteromonas pelagimontana encodes:
- a CDS encoding flagellin N-terminal helical domain-containing protein, with protein MINFVPSPNAGLLQQVQEKQTNLMEKLASGKRVNNASDDAAAQQIIDRLTSQVDGNRQAVNNAYDGISLAQVAEGGLAGIGEDVSRIRELSIQAGSGILNDSDRRAIQSEIAGLQENISLTVEQTNFAGKPLLSEDGAIDFQVSANSGQSVSVDTQNVGSRLSDILNIDVSTTEGANAAIEASDAALEFVGSAQSDLGATQNQFASAARNLTQADVNTAAARSRIQDTDYAQTVSQSVSNDILDQAAMTVQSQANQQQGQVLALLS; from the coding sequence ATGATCAATTTCGTCCCGAGCCCGAATGCCGGGTTGTTACAACAGGTCCAGGAAAAACAAACCAACCTGATGGAAAAGCTGGCCTCTGGCAAGCGCGTTAACAATGCGTCAGATGATGCGGCTGCGCAACAAATTATTGATCGGCTGACATCTCAGGTGGATGGCAATCGTCAGGCGGTAAATAATGCTTATGATGGTATTTCCCTGGCGCAAGTTGCAGAAGGTGGTTTGGCGGGAATTGGTGAAGATGTTAGCCGTATTCGCGAGCTTAGCATTCAAGCTGGCAGCGGAATTTTGAACGACAGTGACCGCAGGGCTATCCAGTCAGAGATAGCTGGGCTGCAGGAAAATATTTCCCTCACGGTGGAACAGACCAATTTTGCCGGTAAGCCTTTATTAAGTGAAGACGGCGCTATCGATTTTCAGGTAAGTGCGAATAGTGGCCAAAGCGTCAGTGTAGATACGCAGAATGTGGGAAGTCGCTTAAGCGATATCCTCAACATTGATGTTTCTACAACGGAAGGGGCCAATGCAGCTATTGAGGCTTCGGACGCTGCTCTTGAATTCGTAGGTTCCGCTCAGTCTGATTTGGGCGCAACGCAGAACCAGTTTGCAAGTGCGGCAAGAAACTTAACGCAAGCAGATGTAAATACAGCTGCCGCGAGAAGCCGTATTCAGGATACCGATTATGCTCAAACGGTATCGCAAAGCGTTTCTAATGATATACTGGACCAAGCTGCGATGACCGTACAATCTCAAGCTAATCAGCAACAGGGTCAGGTGCTCGCCTTGCTGAGTTAG